A segment of the Acidimicrobiales bacterium genome:
CACGCCGGCGCCAGCCTGGCCCTGGCGCTCGCGGTGGCCTGCATCGTGCTGCTGGTGGTGTTCATCCACCACATCGCCACGTCGATCCAGGTGAACGCGGTCGTGGCCCACATCAACGGCGACCTGCACCGGGCCATCGCCGAGCGGCGGGACGAGGTCGAACGGGCCCGGGCCGGGCACGACCCGGCCGTGCTGGCCGTCGCGGCCGCCGAGCTCGGTCCTCGGATCGACGCCGAGGGGATCGACGTGCTCAGCCGGACCAGCGGCTTCCTGCAGACCGTCGACCGGCCGAGCCTGGTGGCCACCAGCGCCGCACGGGGCGCGGTGGTCCGCCTCCGCTATCGCCCCGGCCAGTTCGTCATGACCGGGACCGCGCTGGCCACAGTGTGGCCGGGCGAGCATGCCTCGGCCCTGGCCGACCCCGTGGAGGACGCCATGGTGGTGGGCGACCACCGCAGCCTCAGGCAGGATCTGGGCCTGGCCGTGGACCAGCTGGTGGAGATCGCCCTGCGTGCGCTGTCGCCCGCCGTCAACGACACGTTCACGGGCCTCACCTGCGTCGACTGGCTGGGCGAGGCCCTCCGGGCCCTCGCTCCCATCCCCGTCGACTGGACCGCGAACGCCGACGCCGGCGGAGCCGTCCGGGTGATCGAGGAGCCGCTCACCTACAGTCGGCTCGTGCTGGCCGCGTTCGACAGGATCCGCCACGCCGGTGGGTCCGACCCCGCGGTGGCCGAGCGGCTCCTGCGCACGATCGAGCGACTCGCCCCGTTCCTCACCACCGACGAGCAGCGGCAGGCGTTGGCCCGTCAGGCCGATCTGGTGGTGGCCGGTGCCCGCGGCGGGGCGTGGGCGGCCGCCGACGCCGCCGACCTGGCCGAGCGGGCCGCGGTGGCCCGCCGATCGCTGGAGCGGGACGGGTGACGAGCCCCGACCCGTGGCTCCAGGGAGCCGGCATCGACGAGGCCGGCCGCTTCGTGCTGGCCAGCCTCCCCGACGTGGTGCTGCTGCTCGACGGCGGGGGCGTGCTGCGCTTCGCGGGCGGGGCGATCGACGAGACCCTCGGCTACGAGCCAGCCGACCAGCTGGGCACGAGCGTGTTCGACAAGGTCCACCCCGACGACGTCGAGTACGCGCTGGGCGCCCTGAGCGAGGTGGTGCGGAAGGTGGGCGGGCACGCGCCGGTCCAGCTGCGCGTGCGCCACGCCGACGGGCACTGGGTCGACGTCGAGCTGTCGGCGTCCACGCCGGTGGCGCCGTCGGGCGAGCAGCTCGCCGTGCTGAGCCTGCGGCCGCTCGCCTTCCGCGACCTCCTCCCCGAGCGCCGCCGCCGCCTCGAGCGCCTGGTGCAGGACGTCGCCCGCACCTGCGCGGCGGCCCGGTCGGCCGACCTCGACGCCGTCATCGGCCGGGCCCTGGCCGACCTGGGCGCCTTCTTCGCAGCCGACTCCGTCCTCCTGGAGGCCGTCGACCACGGTCACGCCCTGGTGCACCTCGACCACGAGTGGACGGCCGTCGGGGTGCCGTCGGCCCGGGCCTACCAGCCCGAGGTCCCCCTCGGCGATCTCCTGTGGGACGCACGCAGCCGGGCCAGCGAGTGGTTCGTGCTCGTCGAGGACCTGCGGGAGCCGCTGCCGGGGGCCGGCCACCAGCTCGAGCTGCTCACCGCGCTCGGCGTCCGGGCCGTGGCCGACGTGCCCATCACCTCGGGTCAGGTGCTGATCGGCATCCTCTCGGTCCGCTGGAACCGGCCCCACCCCTTCGAGTGGGACGACGCCGACGCGGGTCTGCTCCGTACCCTGGGCGACGTGCTCTCGGTCACGGTGCAGCGGCTGCACGCCGAGCGCCAATTGCAGCAGCAGGCCCTCCACGATCAGCTGACCGGGCTACCGAACCGGGCGGCGCTGGGGAGCGCCATGCGCCCGGCGCTGGCACGTCTGGCCCGCCACCGCGGTGTCGTCGCGGTGCTGTTCGCCGACCTGAACGGGTTCAAGGCCGTCAACGACGAGCACGGCCACGACGTGGGCGACCGGGTGCTGGTGGAGGTGGCCAGGCGCGTGCAGGGGGCGGTGCGGCCGGCCGACACGGTGTGCCGGCTGGGCGGCGACGAGTTCGTGGTGCTGTGCCAGGACCTCTCCTCTCCGGCCGAGGCTCACGCCGTCGCCCAGCGCATCCGAGACGAGGTCGCCGGCCTCCGGCAGGTCGACGGCTTCGAGCTCCGACTCGGAGCCAGCGTCGGCGTGGCCTGGACGGACGCACCGACCGATCCGGACGACCTCCTGCGCGAGGCCGACCGCTCCATGTACGAGGCCAAGCCCCGCTGACAGCCCGTCAGCCCGGCAGCCGTCAGCCCGGCAGTCGGCGCAGGCGCAGACGGCAGCCGGCGGTGTGCGGGTCGCGCACGGTGAGGCCGAGCACCTCGACCCCGCCGACGGCGTCGGCGAGCCCCTCGGCCAGCCCCAGGTGCAGGCCGCAGACCAGGGCCGGGTCGGCTGCGGCCACGTCGGCGAAGGGGCAGCGCTCCAGCACCAGCTCGACCGACCGGCCCCGCGCCACCCGGCGGGGCGAGAAGCCGAGGCGGCGGGCCTCCTCCTCGAAGGCCGTCACCCCGTCGATCGCGACGCCCTCGGCGGCCCGGCGCCCGGCGGCCCGCCCGGCGGCCCGCACGGCCTCGCTCGGTGGCCCGCCGGCCCGGAGGGCGTCGGCCAGCAGCATCGACAGCCGGCGGTACGCGTCGGTCACGACCAGCGTGGGCTCGACCCCGGCGGCCCGGTAGACGAGGCGCGGCCGGCCGGGCCGGCCGGTGGCCTGCCGCGCCTCGTCGACCAGCCCCGCCTCGCGCAGCCGGGCCAGGTGCTGGCGCACGGCCGTGTGGTGCAGGCCGACCAGGTCGGTGAGCTCGGCCACGTCGACCGGGCCGTCGGCATCGCGCAGGTACCGGTAGAGCCGCAGGCGAGTGGGGTCGGCCAGGGCGCTCGCCTGCCGCCACAGCTCCCCGTCCCCGCCCGCCTGCTCCGTGCTCACGGCCTCATCCTGCCCCGGCCCCTGCTCGTGCCCCTTCTCCGGTGCCCACCACCGCTCAGTGGCCGGCTCCCGCGGGCATCTCCACGTCGCCGGCCTGGAACAGCCCCAGGGCGCCCTTGCCCACGTTCGAGAACTTGTGCGTCACGACCGGGTACAGGCCGGCCTCGGCGAAGCTGAACTCCACGAACCCGCCCTGTGCGGGCTGCAGGTCGAGCGCCTGCGAGCCGCCCTGGCGCTCGTCGGGCTGGAGGTCGTACGTGCCCTCCTTGAAGACCGTGTCGAAGACGGTGCCCACGATGTGGAACGAGGAGTTCTCCGAGGGCCCGACGTCGAGCACCCACACCCGCACCCGCTGGTCCGGCTCGACCCGGATCGGGGCGAACGTGTACTGGCTGACGTAGCCGTTGAAGACCACCGCGTCCCACGCGTCGGCCTGCATCTTGGTGAGATCGCCCGGCCCGCCCTCGGGCCCGGTGTACAGCTCGGACTGGACGAGGACGAACTCGTGGTCGACGGGTGCCAGCACGGGGGGGTCGATGATGATGGCCCCGTACATCCCGTTGCCGATGTGGTGCAGGGCCGGCGCCGTACCGCAGTGGTACATGAAGATGCCTGCGTACTCCGCCCGGTACTGGTACACGAGCGACTCGCCCGGGGCGATGGTGCGCATCTCGTCGCTCCACGCCACGCGGCTGGCGTGGAAGTCGATCGAGTGCCCGATCTCACCGTCGTTCACCAGGGTGATCGTGAACAGATCGCCCACCTTGCCCCGCAGGATCGGCCCGGGGACCTGATCGTCGAAGGTCCACATCTGCTGGGTGACCCCGGGCGCCACCTCGAGGACCGTCTCGGTGGCGTGCAGGGTGAGGGTGTGCTCGGTGGCGCCGTCGGCGGGCAGCAGGGCGGGGTCGAACGGCTGCCACTCGGGGCCGGGCTCGGCGTTGAAGTCGATGACGGCGTCGCCCGACGTCGACGCGGCGGCGGAGGCGTCGTGCGCGCCGGCCGCCAGCTCGCCGTCGCCGATCACCACGGTGCCGTCGGCGTTGCCGTCGTCCAACGGGGTGAAGACGGCGATGCTGGCCACGACCAGGGCTATGACGGCGACCAGGAGGGTCACGGCCCAGGCGAGGCCCGTCCACTCGCTCTCCTGCCGGGTCCCTCCGGTTCGGGGTGGCTGCACGTCGCTCATGGCGACTCTCCTCGTGTGGTGGCCTCGTCCGGGCCCAATAAATAGAGTTGTGACTCTAAGTATTAGCGTATCCGGAGGTCGGGCGGGAAGCCGCCGGCGGTCACACGGGGCGGCGCGACGCCGCGAGGAGCACCCCGTAGGGCTTGCCGAGGGTCCGGTGGTGCCGATCGTGGGCCCGGACCCAGGGGCCGAGCAGCGGCACCCGGGGAAGGCCGAACCGGCGGTGGATGCCGAGATCGTGCACGAGGACGTGCAGCACGACCTGGGCGAGGGCTCCCGCTGCGAACCACGCCAGCGGCGACCACCACGCCCGCCCGGCCACCAGCGCGCCCGCCCAGACGAGCACCAGGACGAGCGGCACCAGGTCGCCGGACTGCACGTTGGCCGACGGCCGCAGGTGGTGCGAGCGGTGCAGGGACCACCACGGACCGTGGAGCAGGAACCGGTGCGCCAGCGCGCCGACCAGCTCCAGCGCCAGGAAGCCGCCGGTGGCGACCAGCAGCGCCGTCATGCGGGCAGGCTACCGGCGACCGCGAACCCACCGCCGGCGGCCGCGCTCAACCCTCGAGCAGGCTGCGGAGCATCCACGCCGTCTTCTCGTGCACCTGGAGGCGCTGGGTGAGGAGGTCGGCGGTGGGCTCGTCGTGGGCGCCCTCCACCACCGCGAACAGGCTCCTGGCGGTGCGGGCCACGGCCTCTTGGCCCTCGACCAGCTGGCGCACCATCTCCTCGGCCGCGGGCACCCCGTCGGCCTCGGCGATGGACGACCGCCGCATGAACTCCGTGTAGCTGCCGGGCGCCGGGAACCCCAGCGAGCGGATGCGCTCGGCGATCTGGTCCACGGCCAGCGCCAGCTCGGTGTACTGCTGCTCGAACATCACGTGCAGGGTCGTGAACATGGGCCCGGTGACGTTCCAGTGGAAGTTGTGGGTCTTCAGGTAGAGCGTGTACGAGTCGGCCAGCAGCCGTGCCAGCCCGTCGGCGATCTCCCGCCGCTGCTCCTCCCCGATCCCGATGTCGATGCTCATCGCGTGCCGCTCCCTCTCCTCGTCGTCGACCAGTCAATGGCTGGAACCATGCCGTGTTCGGAAGTATTCCGACCTCAGAAGAGCTCAGGTGCTTGGTAGGCTGCTCCCGTGACCGCGCTCCTCGACCGACTCCGCCAGCGGGGCTGGCGGCTCACGGCCCAGCGCCGGGCGGTGGCCGGGGTGCTGGCCGGCGAGCACGTCCACCTCACCGCCGACCAGGTGCTGCAGCGGGCCCGGGCCGTTCTCCCCGAGGTGAGCCAGGCCACCGTCTACGCCACCCTGGCCGAGCTGGTCGCCATGGGCGAGCTGCGCGAGGTCGCGCTCGACGGCGGCGCACGGCGCTTCGACCCGAACGTCGGCGACGAGCACCAGCACCTGGTGTGCCGCTCGTGCGGGGCGATCCGCGACGTGCACCCCGCCGGAGTCGGAGGGCTCCGCCTGGGGCGGGGCGATCGGGCCGGCTACCGGCTCGACGGCATCGACGTCACGTTCCGCGGCCTCTGCCCGGGCTGCGCGGCCCGCTGACCGTCCGGCGCCGACCTGGCCAGGTCCCGTCGGCGGGCGCACACTGGGGTCGGGAGGGAGCCGTCGTGCACCGGTCCGCCCGCAGGGTGCAGATGGTCGGCGTGATCATGGCCCTGCTGCTCGCGGGTGGCTCGCTCGCAGCCTGCGGGGAGCAGGGTCCGACATCCGGCACACCCGCGACCGCCGGGACTCGCTACGACATCGGCAGCCCGCGGCTCACCGACGTGTGGCTGGATCCGGCGCACGGCGACGATCGGGCCAGCGGGGCTGATCGTGCCCACGCCCTGGGCACGATGGCCGCCGCGTGGTCGCGGGTTCCCGTCGACCTGGCCGCCGCGGGCACGGGCGTGAGGATCCTGATCACGCCGGGCACGGTCCCGGTCGAGTCCCTCCCGAACAACTGGTACGAGGGCCGCCGGGGCACCTACGAGGCACCGATCGTGCTCCAGGCTGCCGACGGGCCGGGGACGGTCACGCTCCAGGGCGGCATGAACGTGCTCGACGTCTCGTACCTCTACCTCGTCGACCTGCGCCTAGTGGCCGGCGGCGGCGAGCCCGCGGTCACCGACACCGTGTTGCACGGCGAGCGCGTCGACCACCTGCTGGTGCGCTCCTCCGTGCTCGTCGGCGGGCGCGACGACAGCCACGAGACCGTCAAGGTCAACCAGTCGTCGTGGGTCTTCATCGAGGACAGCGACATCTCCGGCTCGTACGAGAACCCGATCGACTTCGTGGCGGTGCAGCACGGCCACGTGATCGGCAACGTGATCCACGACGGCGGCGACTGGTGCCTCTACGTGAAGGGCGGCTCGGCCCACCTCCTCGTCGACGCCAACGAGGTGCACCACTGCGGCACCGGCGGCGTGAGCGCCGGCCAGGGCAGCGGGTTCGAGTACCTCACCTCCCCCTGGCTCCACCACGAGGCGTCCGGCATCGAGATCACGAACAACGTCATCCACGACACCGACGGCGCCGGCCTGGGCGTCAACGGCGGGTACAACGTGCTGCTCGCCTACAACACCCTGTACCGGGTGGGCCGCCGCAGCCACGTGATCGAGGTGGTGCTCGGCAGCCGGGGCTGCGACGGCGACGGCGACGCCTGCCGCCTGCACAACGAGGCGGGGGGCTGGGGCCCGGCCGCCGTGGCCGACGGCGCCCAGGTGATCCCCGACCGTCACGTGTACGTGGTGAACAACCTGGTCGTGAACCCGGCCGGCTTCCGCAGCGAGTGGCAGCACCTCGCCGTCGGCGCCCCCGTGGAGGCTCCGGTCGGCTGGAACCTGCCGGCGGTCGTCCGGGCCGACGACGACCTGGTCATCGCCGGGAACGTGATCTGGAACGGGCCGGCCGACCTGCCCCTCGGCGTCGAGGACACCGGCGCCTGCACCGACACCAACCCCACCTGCTCGGCCGCCCAGCTGCGGCGCGACAACGCCATCAACACCGTGCAGCCCGAACTGGTCGACCCCGAGCACGGCGACTACCGACTGGCCGCACCCGTCGCCGTGCGGACCGTGCCCGTGCCCCCGGTCGACTGGAGCGACGCCCCCGACCGGCCCGACGTGCGCTCGCTGCCGGCGGTTCGCACCGACGCCGTGCAGCACACCCGGCTGGGGGAGCCCCGCGACCTGCCCGGCCAGCCCGGCGCCTCCTGAACCCGACCACGCCAGCGGTTCTGTGCACCGACAACGCCGGGTTCCGCCCGGATCGGTGCACAGAACCAGGCGCGCCGGGCGGCAGGTGCAAGGCTCGGCGGTCATGCGTGTGCGCTGGTGGGCCGGCTCGCTGCTCGACCGCTGGCGGGCCGACAACGTCTCGCTGGTCGCAGGGGGGGTGGCCTTCTACAGCCTGTTCTCCTTCCTGCCGGCCACCGTGGTGCTGGCGAGCCTCTACGGGATGCTGGCGGGCTCCGAGCCGGTCTCGTTCCCCGAGACCGGCCCCCTCGCGGCCCTGCCCCCCGACGTGCGCGAGCTGCTCGCCAACCAGCTCGACGCCATCCGGCGGGCGCCGGGCACGGGCCTCACCGTCGCCGCCCTGGTCGGCGTGGTGGTGTCGCTGTGGTCGGCCTCCAGCGCCGTCAAGCAGCTGGTGGTGGCCGTGAACCTGATCGTCACCGGGCAGGAGCGGCGCTCGTTCGTGCGCCTCCGGCTGCTCGGCGCCGGCCTCACCGCCGCCCTGCTGGTGGTGCTCGCGGCGGCCCTCACCCTCACCGCCGTGGTGCCGGTGCTGGTGGCCGGTACCGACCTGCCCCGGTGGGCGGAGGCCCTCATCGACCTCGTCCGGTGGCCGCTGCTGGCGCTCGCCACCATGCTGCTGTTCGCGGTGCTCGCGCGGGTCGGGCCCGAACGGCCACCCGCCGCCTTCCGGCTCGTGACCGCTGGCTCGCTCACGGCTGCGGGCGTGTGGCTGGCCGCGTCGGTCGGGTTCTCGTCGTTCGTCGCCGACTCGGCGCGCTACCGGGCCGCGTACGGCTCGCTGGTCGGCGCGGCAGTGACGCTGGTGTGGTTCTGGTTGTTCGCGGCCGCCCTGCTGGTGGGCACGCAGGTCGACGTGCTGCGGGCCGCTGGCGAGACGGGCAGCCCCAACCCTCGGCACCCAAGCCCTCGGCACCCCAGCCGCTGAGCCGCCTCCGTGCCGCCGCCGGCCCACCCGTGAGCCCGGGGGCCGCGCCGACCTAGGTTGGGCCGCGTGACGGAGCCGGACGGAGCCGGACCCGCTGCCCCGTGGGTGGCGGCCCGCCGGCGGATCCTGCGCGACAGCGCCGGCATCGGCATCGCCACCGGCGCCTACGGGCTCTCGTTCGGGGCGCTGGCCGCCGCCGCCGGGCTGTCGCTGGGCCAGACGTGCACGCTGTCGCTGGCGATGTTCACCGGTGCCTCGCAGTTCGCCCTGGTCGGCGTGCTCGACGGGGGTGGGGCGGCCGCGTCCGCGGCCGCGACGGCCGTGCTGCTCGGCACCCGCAACGCCTTCTACGGGCTGCGCCTGGCGACGCTGCTCGACGTGCGCGGCGCCCGCCGGCTGGCCGCCGCCCAGCTCGTGATCGACGAGTCCACGGCCATGGCCGTCGGCGCCACGGACCGGGCGGCCTCCCGCCTCGGCTTCTGGGCGACCGGCGTGGCGGTGTTCGTGCTGTGGAACCTGGCGACGGTGATCGGGGCCGTGGGCGCCGACGCGCTCACGAACCCGTCGGTCCTCGGCCTCGACGCGGCCGCGGCCGCCGCCTTCCTCGCCCTCCTGGCCCCGCAGCTCCAGGGCCGGACCGTGTGGGCCACCGCCGCAGCCGCGGCGGTGGCCGCGCTGGCCCTCACGCCGATCCTCCCCCCGGGGCTCCCCGTGCTGGCCGCCGCCGGCGTGGCGGCGGTGGCCGGCTGGCGCCCGCCGCCGGGCCTGCCGGCCGGCCGTCGGGGCACACGGTGATCCGGGCGGCCCGCAGGGGCGCGCCGTGATCTGGGCGGCGGTCCTGTCGGGGGCGGCCGGGTGCTTCGCGCTGAAGCTGGCCGGGCTGTCGGTGCCCCGGCGGTGGCTCGACCACCCCCGGATCCAGCGGGTGGCGGTGCTGCTCCCGGTGGCACTGCTCGCGGCCCTGGCCGCCACCCTCACCTTCGCCGACGGGCAGCACCTCACGATCGACGCCCGCGCCGCGGGCGTGGCCGCGGCCGCCGTCGCCATCCGCCTGCGCGCGCCGTTCCTCGCCGTGGTCGCCGTCGCCGCCGCCACGGCCGCACTCGTCCGGCTGGTGTGACGCGGTGGCGGGGGTGGCGTGCGCTGGGCCACGCTGTCGGCACCGCGCCCCGCGGGTGCCGGCCGCCCAGCCGGCCACGAGGGCGCCCGAGGAGGCACGGCCGTGGCCAGGCGAACGTTGCGAACCCCGCTCTGCGACCTGCTGGGCATCGAGTACCCGATCATCTCCGCCGGCATGGGACCCAGCCTCATCGGCGAGAAGACGGGCGCGCCGGTCGAGCTGGTCGTCGCCGTGTCCGAGGCGGGCGGCCTCGGTGTGCTGGGCGGTGCCGGCTACACGGTGGAGGAGCTGCGCGACGCCATCCACGAGATCCGCTCGCGCACCGACAAGCCCTTCGGGGTCGACCTGCTGCTGCCCGCCCAACAGGTCGCCGCCGGCGACCAGCCCTACGACGGGCCGCAGCGGACGCCGCTGCGCGACGTGCTGAACTTCGTGCCCGACGAGCACCGTGCCTGGCTCCTCCGGGTCAAGGACGAGCTCGGCCTGCCCGACACCGAGGCCACGATCGCGTCCGGCACCACCACCTCGCGCCCGCACGCGGCGGTGCAGGCGTGCCTGGAGGAGCAGGTCCCCCTGTTCTGCGCAGGGCTGGGCAACCCGGGGTTCATGGTGCAGGCGGCCCACGAGGCCGGCACCAAGGTGCTCGGCATCGCCGGCAACGCCCGCAACGCCGGCCGCATCGCGCAGTCCGGCGCCGATCTGGTGGTGGCCCAGGGCCACGAGGCCGGTGGGCACACCGGCAACGTGGGGTCGATGGCGCTCTGGCCGCAGGCCATCGACGCGGCCGCTCCGACGCCGGTGCTCGCCGCCGGGGGCGTCGGCGACGGCCGAGGCGTGGCCGCCGCGCTGGCCATGGGCTGCGTGGGCGTGTGGGTCGGCACCCGATTCCTGGCCTCGGTGGAGGGCGGCGCCCTGCCGATCCAGAAGGAGGCCATCGTGGCGGCCGGCGACGAGGACACGCGCCGCACGAAGATCTACACGGGCAAGACCTCGCGGGCCACCTACAACAAGTTCCACGACCTCTGGGACGAGTCGGGGCTGGATCCACTCCCCTTCCCGCTCCAGGTCCTGCTCGCCTCGGCCGTGGTCGACATGCTCAACAGCGCGGGCAAGAGCGAGTACGTGGGGCCGTTCGCCGGTCAGGTCTCGGGCCTGATCCACGAGATCAAGCCGGCGGCCGAGATCGTGGAGGAGATGGTCGAGGAGGCGGTCGACATCCTCACCCGGAGGCTTCCCGCCACCGTCCACGCCGGCTGACCGCCCGACAACCCGGCGGGGCCGTTCTCTGGCATCTGGACCACCGCAGGGGTGGTCCACCGGCCGCAGAACGACGACGCTGTCGCCGTGACCACCCCGATCAGCGGCCGGTGCGACACGGCCTTCTCGGCCGTGCGCGAGGCGTTCGCGGGCAACTTCGCCGAGCGGGGCGAGGTGGGCGGCGCGGTGTGCGTCGTGGTCGACGGCGAGCCGGTCGTCGACCTCGTCGGCGGCTGGACCGGCCAGGACCGGGTGCGACCCTGGCAGCCCGACACGCTCGTCAACGTCTACTCGGTCGGGAAGGCCCTCGTCGCCCTCCTCGCCCTGCAGGTGGTCGACGCGGGCGTCGTCGGCCTCGACGACCCGATCGCGTCGGCGTGGCCCGAGTTCGGCGACGGTGGCAAGCGGGCCGCCACCGTGCGCCATGCGCTGTGCCACCGGGCCGGGGTGCCCGCGATCCGCGAGCCGCTGACGAACGAGGACCTGTGGGACTGGGAGCGCATGACGGCCGCGCTCGCCGCCACCGAGGCCTGGTGGGAGCCCGGGACGCGCCACGCCTACCACACCAACACGTACGGGCACCTGGTCGGCGAGATCGTCCGGCGCACGACCGGGGAGATGCCCGGCGCCCGCTTGCGGGCCGTGGCGGAACCGCTCGGCGCCGACGTGTGGTGGGGCGTCCCCGAGGCCGAGCAGCACCGGTGCGCAGACGTGATCTGGGCCCCGGAGCGCCGGCTGGGCGACGTCGACCTCGCCGGCCTTTCCGGCGAGGCGCTGAATGGTGGCCCTCGGGTACCTCAACCCTCCCGGCTACTCCTCGGAGGGGGTCGTCAACTCGGCCGAGTGGCGGGGCGCCCAGGTGCCGTCGACCAACGGGCACGGGACTGCAGCCGGGATCGCCCGGATCTACGCCGCGCTGATCGAACCCGGTCGCCTGCTGTCGCCCGGGCTGCTGGCAGAAGCCACCCGCGCGCAGTCCGAGGGCTACTGCCCCGTCCTCGGCGAGGAGGCCACGTTCGGCCTGGGCTTCAAGCCCACCGTGTCGCGCCGTCCGTTCGGCCCGAACCCGAGGAGCTTCGGGCACTTCGGCACCGGTGGTTCGGTGGGGTTCGCCGATCCCGATGCGGGCGTCGCCTTCGGCTACGTGATGAACCACGTCGTCCCGAGATGGCAGAGCACCCGCAACCGGGCGCTCATCGACGCCGTCTACCGGTCGCTCTGACGGCGCTCCCGTCGGCGGTCGAGCGGGGCGACCTCTCGCATGAGGACGGACTCCGCGTCGGCGCCGAGGCGATCCGCGTCGGAGCGGGGACGCGGTCGCCCCGGTCGCGCCGTGACGGTCGGTGCGTCAGCTGCTGAGGGCCTCGAACACCTCGTAGACCATCCAGGCCGGCCAGAAGAGCCCCTGGAAGATCGCGAAGACGTACCCCCAGAAGGTGTCCGCCTGCTGCCAGAACCACACCCAGGCCCCGAAGATGCCCAGGGCGTAGATCGCACCTCCGCCGGCGGCCCCGGCGCTGCTGTCGGCCATCGTCAGGTACCTCCCCCACGACGACTCCGCCGGGCTGGCTGCGTCGCGGACAGAGCAGGAGTCTCGGCCGCTTTCGTTCTCCGAGCAAGGAACGGACGGCCGCAGCCCCAGCAGGTGAGGGCGCGCGTCAGGTGCTCCGGCTGGCATCGGCCGCTCCAGACGCGAAGAACCCCCCGCTGAGCAGGGGGTTCGTGGTGGGCGAGGGGGGACTTGAACCCCCACATCCTTTCGGACACAGGAACCTGAATCCTGCGCGTCTGCCAATTCCGCCACTCGCCCGAGCAGCAGCCGGAAAGGGTAGCGCGTCGCGCCACGACCGCCGAAGGTTGACCAGTCGACCACCGTGAGGGTGGTGAGCCGGGCGGAGAACGGGGCGGGCGACCCGCACCAGCCGGGCTCACGAACCGAGCTCGCGGGCCTCCAGGTCGGCCAGGCGGTCGAGCAGGTCGCCCACCAGGGCCGACCGGGCCCCACCGCCGTAGGCCAGGTTCACCAGCTCAGGGCGGTCGTCGAGCACGTCGTAGGCCTCGAGCTCCTGGCGGTGCATCGGCGCGCGCTCGTCGCCCGCCTCGAAGTAGCGGGCCAGCTTGGTCGAGCCCTGCACCACCCCCCGCAGGAAGCCCCGGGCGTGGTCACCGGGCTTCCCCAGGGTGGAGCGGGCGTCGTACGTCAGGAGCACCGCGTCGCGCACCGAGGTGACCGGGTCGCGCAGCACGGGCGACAGGTCGACGCCGGGCAGGCCGTGCCGGGCGGCCGCCTCGGGCGCCCCGACCAGCGAGAGCACCGTGGGCGCCACGTCGACGAGCGAGGCCATGGCCTCGGTCTCCCAGCCCGCCGGCGTCACCCCCGGCCAGCGCACCACGAGCGGCACGTTGGCGTTCTCCTCGTAGATCACGGGGCCCTTGCCCCGCAGCTGGTGGGCCCCGGCCAGCTCGCCGTGGTCGGAGGTGAGGATCACCACCGTGTCGTCGGCCAGGCCGGTCTCGTCGAGGACGTCGAGCACCGAGCCCAGGTGACGGTCGCTCTCGTGGTGCAGGTCGACGTAGTCGTTCACGAACCCGTGCCACCGCAACCGCCCGACCGGGGTGCGGCCCACGAACCCACCCACCACGTGGCCGAGCGAGCGGAACGCCCGCTGGACGGTGGGCTTGGTCGAGAGGTCGTCGCCGAAGCTCGGCGGCAGGGCCGGCCGGTAGTCGTGCAGCCCCAGGCGAGGGGCCCGGGGGCTGAACATGATGTCGTGGGGGTTCACGATGGAGACGGCCAGGAACCAGGGCCGGTCCCGGGGCGCCTTCTCGCGGAGCCAGCGGGCCGCCTGCGAGGCCGTCTGGCCGTCGTAGAACCGCCCCTCGTAGG
Coding sequences within it:
- a CDS encoding nitronate monooxygenase → MARRTLRTPLCDLLGIEYPIISAGMGPSLIGEKTGAPVELVVAVSEAGGLGVLGGAGYTVEELRDAIHEIRSRTDKPFGVDLLLPAQQVAAGDQPYDGPQRTPLRDVLNFVPDEHRAWLLRVKDELGLPDTEATIASGTTTSRPHAAVQACLEEQVPLFCAGLGNPGFMVQAAHEAGTKVLGIAGNARNAGRIAQSGADLVVAQGHEAGGHTGNVGSMALWPQAIDAAAPTPVLAAGGVGDGRGVAAALAMGCVGVWVGTRFLASVEGGALPIQKEAIVAAGDEDTRRTKIYTGKTSRATYNKFHDLWDESGLDPLPFPLQVLLASAVVDMLNSAGKSEYVGPFAGQVSGLIHEIKPAAEIVEEMVEEAVDILTRRLPATVHAG
- a CDS encoding AzlD domain-containing protein; this encodes MIWAAVLSGAAGCFALKLAGLSVPRRWLDHPRIQRVAVLLPVALLAALAATLTFADGQHLTIDARAAGVAAAAVAIRLRAPFLAVVAVAAATAALVRLV
- a CDS encoding AzlC family ABC transporter permease translates to MAARRRILRDSAGIGIATGAYGLSFGALAAAAGLSLGQTCTLSLAMFTGASQFALVGVLDGGGAAASAAATAVLLGTRNAFYGLRLATLLDVRGARRLAAAQLVIDESTAMAVGATDRAASRLGFWATGVAVFVLWNLATVIGAVGADALTNPSVLGLDAAAAAAFLALLAPQLQGRTVWATAAAAAVAALALTPILPPGLPVLAAAGVAAVAGWRPPPGLPAGRRGTR
- a CDS encoding YihY/virulence factor BrkB family protein, which codes for MRVRWWAGSLLDRWRADNVSLVAGGVAFYSLFSFLPATVVLASLYGMLAGSEPVSFPETGPLAALPPDVRELLANQLDAIRRAPGTGLTVAALVGVVVSLWSASSAVKQLVVAVNLIVTGQERRSFVRLRLLGAGLTAALLVVLAAALTLTAVVPVLVAGTDLPRWAEALIDLVRWPLLALATMLLFAVLARVGPERPPAAFRLVTAGSLTAAGVWLAASVGFSSFVADSARYRAAYGSLVGAAVTLVWFWLFAAALLVGTQVDVLRAAGETGSPNPRHPSPRHPSR
- a CDS encoding right-handed parallel beta-helix repeat-containing protein, which codes for MHRSARRVQMVGVIMALLLAGGSLAACGEQGPTSGTPATAGTRYDIGSPRLTDVWLDPAHGDDRASGADRAHALGTMAAAWSRVPVDLAAAGTGVRILITPGTVPVESLPNNWYEGRRGTYEAPIVLQAADGPGTVTLQGGMNVLDVSYLYLVDLRLVAGGGEPAVTDTVLHGERVDHLLVRSSVLVGGRDDSHETVKVNQSSWVFIEDSDISGSYENPIDFVAVQHGHVIGNVIHDGGDWCLYVKGGSAHLLVDANEVHHCGTGGVSAGQGSGFEYLTSPWLHHEASGIEITNNVIHDTDGAGLGVNGGYNVLLAYNTLYRVGRRSHVIEVVLGSRGCDGDGDACRLHNEAGGWGPAAVADGAQVIPDRHVYVVNNLVVNPAGFRSEWQHLAVGAPVEAPVGWNLPAVVRADDDLVIAGNVIWNGPADLPLGVEDTGACTDTNPTCSAAQLRRDNAINTVQPELVDPEHGDYRLAAPVAVRTVPVPPVDWSDAPDRPDVRSLPAVRTDAVQHTRLGEPRDLPGQPGAS
- a CDS encoding sulfatase-like hydrolase/transferase; the encoded protein is MARAPNVLLLLTDQERRRAWFPDDVRFATRERLAAEGLTFRRCYSAASLCTPSRATIFTGHHAPTVGMGDNVDLPWQASLDPAVPTLGTMLDRAGCHAAYLGKWHLSRGPDLRDSLEPYGFADWTGPDRHGRPYEGRFYDGQTASQAARWLREKAPRDRPWFLAVSIVNPHDIMFSPRAPRLGLHDYRPALPPSFGDDLSTKPTVQRAFRSLGHVVGGFVGRTPVGRLRWHGFVNDYVDLHHESDRHLGSVLDVLDETGLADDTVVILTSDHGELAGAHQLRGKGPVIYEENANVPLVVRWPGVTPAGWETEAMASLVDVAPTVLSLVGAPEAAARHGLPGVDLSPVLRDPVTSVRDAVLLTYDARSTLGKPGDHARGFLRGVVQGSTKLARYFEAGDERAPMHRQELEAYDVLDDRPELVNLAYGGGARSALVGDLLDRLADLEARELGS